In Thioalkalivibrio paradoxus ARh 1, the following are encoded in one genomic region:
- a CDS encoding type II toxin-antitoxin system YafQ family toxin, with protein sequence MLTAVRSSQFKRDVKRLQKRGKDMGKLRILLGLLIEKAPLPEGYQDHSLRGNWRGYRDAHIEPDWLLLYRVVGDELHLARTGSHADLFRE encoded by the coding sequence ATGCTGACTGCGGTCCGTTCCAGCCAGTTCAAACGCGATGTGAAACGGCTTCAGAAACGTGGCAAGGATATGGGCAAGTTGCGGATTCTGTTGGGCCTGCTGATTGAGAAGGCCCCATTGCCGGAGGGGTACCAGGATCACTCCTTGCGAGGAAACTGGCGTGGCTACCGAGACGCACATATCGAGCCGGATTGGTTGCTGCTGTACCGCGTTGTCGGCGACGAGTTGCACTTGGCCCGGACCGGTAGCCATGCGGATCTGTTCCGCGAGTAG
- a CDS encoding type II toxin-antitoxin system RelB/DinJ family antitoxin produces MSADTVVRARIDSETKKRATAALEAMGLSVSDAIRLLMLRIADEQRLPFTVQVPNALTAKALEDLESGKGKRFDSAEELFKDLGI; encoded by the coding sequence ATGAGTGCGGATACTGTGGTTCGAGCTCGTATCGACAGCGAAACCAAAAAGCGTGCCACCGCGGCCTTGGAGGCCATGGGGTTGTCGGTGTCCGACGCGATCCGCTTGCTGATGCTGCGCATTGCCGATGAACAGCGACTTCCCTTCACGGTTCAGGTGCCCAACGCGCTTACTGCCAAGGCGCTGGAAGACCTGGAATCTGGTAAAGGAAAGCGGTTCGATAGTGCTGAGGAGCTCTTCAAGGACTTAGGGATCTGA
- a CDS encoding antitoxin — translation MGTLTTRVFNNGNSQAVRIPAEFRLDTDRVSISRNEDGDLVIHPLPAQRGTALMQTLQALSEVDDAFVAALEAEQRSSLPVQEREVL, via the coding sequence ATGGGGACACTGACCACTCGCGTCTTCAACAACGGCAACAGTCAGGCGGTTCGCATTCCCGCCGAGTTCCGGCTGGACACCGATCGTGTGAGCATCTCCCGCAACGAGGACGGCGATCTCGTGATTCATCCGCTACCCGCGCAGCGCGGCACGGCACTGATGCAGACGCTACAGGCACTGAGCGAGGTCGATGACGCCTTCGTTGCCGCGCTGGAGGCCGAACAGCGTTCGTCCCTGCCGGTGCAGGAGCGTGAGGTTCTGTGA
- a CDS encoding type II toxin-antitoxin system VapC family toxin, with amino-acid sequence MTYLLDTNILIYLIKNRPPGIGQRIDDLPDADELCMSFVTWAELLKGAERSTRKAEVVRRLEALARQVPVRYPAGPGICRHYAEQATRLKDSGTPIGANDLWIACHALAEDATLVTHNTREFGRIGGLRIEDWAASAET; translated from the coding sequence GTGACCTACCTGCTTGACACCAACATCCTGATCTACTTGATCAAGAATCGGCCGCCGGGCATTGGACAGCGTATCGATGATTTACCCGACGCCGATGAACTGTGCATGTCCTTTGTCACATGGGCCGAATTGCTCAAAGGGGCCGAGCGAAGCACGCGCAAAGCCGAGGTCGTTCGCCGGCTTGAAGCCCTCGCGCGGCAGGTGCCGGTGCGTTACCCGGCCGGACCAGGCATCTGCCGTCACTATGCAGAGCAGGCCACGCGTCTCAAAGACAGCGGTACCCCCATCGGCGCCAACGATCTATGGATCGCGTGCCACGCGCTGGCGGAAGACGCCACTCTCGTAACCCACAATACCCGCGAGTTTGGCCGCATCGGCGGCCTGAGAATCGAGGACTGGGCGGCATCCGCCGAGACTTGA
- a CDS encoding VWA domain-containing protein, with translation MIVFDASGSMWAQLEDGKSRIEIAREVIDEYATTRDPEQPIGVVAYGHNRRGDCGDIELVLPLGTHSGDELASTIRGLNPQGMTPLTDSMAMARDLIPRTAESADIILITDGLENCGGDPCALAAEMAAEGIEIRAHVVGFALEEEAVLSLSCVPEQTGGQLFITHSGAELTEALAGISAPSRPVDLELHALDARDMEPVGSITWDLTTADGETIYAGTNRGVIHVELDPGDYVVEAFDDSFAGVTEFEVTSQTEGPIEVAMAKLLATVMVRGEHGETGETLQGVEWTVLDIASESAESFVNEGGGYFPLHLEPGEYRIEGEQGDLHGGVLVTATREADRDLDVILEAAEREITVEIKAPDEVSVGAAFDVVVTGSHDDSDYMLLAAVGSDEEVSRYGRMTNTVGGDGEKNFTAPAAPGSYELRYYIREDRALVKRVPIEVVDAGAEMTAPEQVSINERFEVSVSAPGGGHLVLVAPEREDDDIVSRYQRIRNSVDAQDTVTRTAPSDPGTYELRFHMGGDHRLMARALVEVVDVAVTLSAPEQVRVEESFEIEIGGGVSGHVVIVDAERDEDDIVSRYQRIRNSVDGDEGTITRTAPEEPGMYELRYHSSGEHRLLASQRIEVIARVQPGDAAQETPTGAMAPPAAGNAAPAAPRTLAEAAEAFPAHPGFTILDPQAAQNRLLDSLESDPASVFLPGQWLGPLTTAILLLEAEEGALPHVRYRLTYGEDPLPGGPGGGTVPVGYVEVTRFNLGPARHAEIAEAAGDAPVAPAEHFGTGPHVSLRMVTRPIQGRTTDLIGLSRAELDGDAAAERCFGQPCLSTAPLAEAALGAEWDAMKEVAPGAFDPPYASMRDGAHSPAAVLDLLTREARIARERGGEIAWDGFEYREGVGPMEPFAEAMIEAGLGQESAVDAVLREGHVMDHTLEAVWHRLVSIGGADPTAPGLFGAQAFEHRPGRN, from the coding sequence ATGATTGTCTTCGACGCGTCGGGCTCGATGTGGGCGCAGCTCGAGGACGGCAAGTCGCGCATCGAGATTGCGCGCGAGGTGATCGACGAATACGCCACGACCCGCGATCCCGAGCAACCCATCGGGGTCGTTGCCTATGGCCATAACCGCCGTGGCGACTGCGGCGACATCGAGCTGGTGCTGCCGCTGGGAACCCACTCGGGCGATGAACTGGCGTCGACCATCCGCGGGCTCAATCCCCAAGGCATGACGCCGCTGACCGATTCCATGGCGATGGCGCGCGATCTGATTCCGCGCACCGCCGAATCGGCCGACATCATCCTGATCACCGACGGGCTGGAAAACTGCGGTGGCGATCCCTGCGCGCTGGCCGCCGAGATGGCGGCCGAGGGCATCGAGATCCGGGCGCATGTGGTGGGCTTCGCGCTCGAGGAAGAGGCGGTGCTTTCGCTCTCCTGCGTGCCCGAGCAGACCGGCGGGCAGCTCTTCATCACCCACTCCGGGGCGGAATTGACCGAGGCGCTGGCCGGAATCAGTGCGCCCAGCCGGCCCGTCGACCTGGAACTTCACGCGCTCGATGCACGCGACATGGAGCCGGTCGGTTCCATCACCTGGGATCTGACCACCGCCGACGGCGAGACGATCTATGCGGGCACGAACCGCGGCGTCATCCATGTCGAGCTCGACCCAGGCGACTATGTTGTGGAGGCGTTCGACGACTCCTTCGCGGGCGTCACCGAGTTCGAGGTCACCTCCCAGACCGAGGGACCGATCGAGGTGGCGATGGCCAAGCTGCTCGCCACCGTCATGGTGCGCGGTGAACATGGCGAAACCGGCGAGACACTACAGGGCGTCGAATGGACGGTCCTCGACATCGCCAGTGAAAGCGCCGAGAGCTTCGTCAACGAGGGCGGCGGCTACTTCCCGCTTCACCTCGAGCCGGGCGAATACCGCATCGAGGGTGAACAAGGCGACCTGCATGGCGGCGTGCTGGTCACCGCCACGCGCGAGGCGGATCGGGATCTCGACGTGATCCTGGAGGCCGCCGAGCGCGAGATCACCGTGGAGATCAAGGCCCCCGACGAGGTCTCGGTCGGCGCGGCTTTCGACGTGGTCGTCACCGGCAGCCATGACGACAGCGATTACATGCTGCTCGCCGCGGTCGGCAGCGACGAGGAGGTCAGCCGCTACGGGCGGATGACCAATACCGTGGGCGGCGATGGCGAGAAGAACTTCACCGCTCCTGCGGCACCGGGCAGCTACGAGCTTCGCTATTACATTCGCGAGGATCGTGCGCTCGTGAAGCGCGTTCCCATCGAGGTCGTCGATGCCGGCGCCGAGATGACCGCGCCCGAACAGGTCAGCATCAACGAGCGTTTCGAGGTCTCGGTCAGCGCGCCGGGCGGGGGGCACCTGGTGCTCGTTGCGCCCGAACGGGAGGACGACGACATCGTCAGCCGCTATCAGCGCATCCGGAACTCCGTCGATGCGCAGGATACCGTCACCCGCACCGCGCCCAGCGACCCCGGAACCTATGAGCTGCGCTTCCACATGGGCGGCGACCACCGCCTGATGGCGCGCGCACTCGTTGAGGTGGTCGATGTCGCGGTCACGCTATCCGCGCCCGAACAAGTCAGGGTCGAGGAGTCCTTCGAGATCGAGATCGGCGGCGGCGTCTCCGGCCATGTGGTGATCGTGGATGCCGAGCGGGACGAGGACGACATCGTCAGCCGCTATCAGCGGATCCGGAATTCCGTCGATGGTGACGAGGGCACGATCACCCGCACCGCGCCCGAGGAACCGGGCATGTATGAGCTGCGCTACCATTCGAGCGGTGAGCACCGGCTGCTGGCCAGCCAGCGCATCGAGGTGATCGCGCGTGTCCAGCCGGGCGATGCCGCCCAGGAAACGCCCACCGGAGCCATGGCGCCCCCTGCCGCGGGCAATGCCGCCCCGGCGGCGCCCCGGACGCTGGCGGAAGCCGCGGAGGCCTTCCCCGCACATCCGGGATTCACCATCCTCGACCCACAGGCCGCGCAAAACCGGCTCCTCGATTCGCTGGAAAGCGATCCCGCCTCGGTCTTCCTGCCGGGCCAGTGGCTGGGGCCGCTGACCACCGCGATCCTGCTGCTGGAGGCCGAGGAAGGCGCGCTTCCCCATGTCCGCTACCGGCTGACCTATGGCGAGGATCCGCTTCCCGGCGGTCCGGGCGGGGGCACGGTTCCGGTGGGCTATGTCGAGGTCACGCGCTTCAATCTGGGCCCCGCCCGCCACGCCGAGATCGCCGAGGCCGCGGGCGACGCGCCGGTGGCCCCGGCCGAGCATTTCGGCACCGGCCCGCATGTAAGCCTGCGTATGGTCACCCGTCCGATCCAGGGGCGCACCACCGATTTGATCGGGCTGTCGCGCGCCGAGTTGGATGGGGACGCGGCCGCCGAGCGCTGTTTCGGCCAGCCCTGTCTGTCCACCGCACCGCTGGCCGAAGCGGCGCTGGGCGCCGAGTGGGACGCAATGAAGGAGGTCGCGCCGGGGGCGTTCGACCCACCCTATGCGTCGATGCGCGACGGTGCGCACAGCCCGGCGGCGGTGCTCGACCTGCTCACCCGCGAGGCCCGCATCGCCCGGGAGCGCGGCGGCGAGATCGCCTGGGACGGCTTCGAATACCGCGAGGGCGTGGGGCCGATGGAGCCTTTCGCCGAAGCGATGATCGAGGCCGGCCTCGGCCAGGAATCAGCCGTGGATGCGGTGCTGCGCGAAGGCCATGTGATGGATCACACGCTGGAAGCGGTCTGGCACCGGCTGGTGTCCATCGGCGGGGCGGATCCCACCGCGCCGGGGCTGTTCGGCGCCCAGGCGTTCGAACACCGCCCCGGCCGGAACTGA
- a CDS encoding ABC transporter permease, with product MAVFRLALHSLRNRWVTASLTLVAITFAVALLLAVEKVRTEVRASFANTISGTDLIVGARGGSIQLLLYSVFRIGSATNNISWESYQEIREHPRIAWTIPVSLGDSYQGYPVMGTSLDYFRHYRFGRNQALRLSEGEPFDGVFEAVLGAEVAERLGYELGESIIVAHGTGPVTFVDHDDKPFTVVGILERTGTPVDRTVHISLEGMEAIHVDWRGGAPPPPGRAMSPEEVLGMDLTPDSITAVLVGLDARAATFQVQRYVNSYRAEPLLAILPGVALHELWSLMGVAEQALLLVSVFVVFVGLIGMLAVMLAGLNERRREMAILRSVGARPHQIFLLLVSETVFLAAAGIALGLGILYLGLAIAQPIVQAQFGIWLAITPPSAHDWVLLSVFLGAAFLTSLVPAYRAYHNSLADGLVPKN from the coding sequence ATGGCCGTCTTCAGGCTCGCGCTGCACAGCCTGCGCAACCGCTGGGTCACCGCGTCGCTGACGCTGGTCGCGATCACTTTCGCAGTGGCGCTGCTGCTCGCGGTGGAGAAAGTCCGCACCGAGGTGCGTGCGAGCTTCGCGAACACGATCTCGGGCACCGATCTGATCGTTGGCGCCCGCGGAGGCTCGATCCAGCTGCTGCTCTACTCCGTGTTCCGGATCGGCAGCGCCACCAACAACATTTCCTGGGAAAGCTACCAGGAAATCCGCGAGCATCCGCGCATCGCCTGGACGATTCCGGTCTCGCTCGGCGACTCCTACCAGGGCTATCCGGTGATGGGCACCAGCCTGGATTACTTCCGGCACTACCGATTCGGGCGCAATCAGGCACTTCGGCTTTCCGAAGGGGAACCGTTCGACGGCGTGTTCGAAGCGGTGCTCGGCGCCGAAGTGGCCGAGCGCCTCGGTTACGAACTCGGTGAGTCGATCATCGTCGCGCACGGTACCGGGCCGGTGACCTTCGTCGACCACGACGACAAACCGTTCACGGTTGTCGGCATTCTGGAACGAACCGGAACCCCGGTGGACCGCACGGTCCACATCAGTCTGGAGGGCATGGAGGCGATCCACGTCGACTGGCGCGGTGGGGCGCCTCCGCCGCCCGGGCGAGCGATGAGTCCGGAGGAGGTGCTCGGCATGGACCTGACCCCGGATTCGATTACGGCCGTGCTGGTCGGGCTCGATGCCCGCGCGGCCACCTTCCAGGTGCAGCGCTACGTCAACAGCTACCGGGCCGAACCGCTCCTGGCGATCCTGCCTGGCGTTGCACTGCACGAGCTCTGGTCGCTGATGGGCGTCGCCGAACAGGCCCTGCTGCTGGTGTCGGTGTTCGTGGTGTTCGTGGGCCTGATCGGCATGCTCGCGGTGATGCTCGCCGGCCTCAACGAGCGGCGGCGGGAGATGGCGATCCTGCGCTCGGTGGGAGCCCGCCCGCACCAGATCTTCCTGCTGCTGGTCAGCGAAACCGTGTTCCTGGCGGCCGCGGGGATCGCGTTGGGTCTGGGGATCCTCTACCTGGGACTTGCGATCGCGCAACCGATCGTGCAGGCCCAGTTCGGCATCTGGCTCGCGATCACACCGCCCAGCGCCCACGATTGGGTGCTGCTGTCCGTCTTTCTCGGGGCCGCGTTCCTGACCAGCCTGGTCCCTGCGTACCGCGCGTACCACAACTCGCTGGCCGACGGGTTGGTCCCCAAGAATTGA
- a CDS encoding ABC transporter ATP-binding protein, with the protein MTVRMDASARPAAIEARGLRFRWSAEGRTLLDIPALEIARGERVFIHGPSGSGKSTLLSLFGGVLLPEQGEIAVLGRSLGGLSASRRDALRADHLGFIFQQFNLIPYLDVQGNVTLPCRFSRLRQARARARGGIEAEAQRLLQQLGLGDAALAHRRPDELSVGQQQRVAAARALIGAPEILIADEPTSALDADRKEAFLELLLAECTALDTTLVFVSHDTALAGVFDRAIALAEINRAPAGDSTDPLAEAV; encoded by the coding sequence ATGACAGTCAGAATGGACGCCAGCGCGAGACCAGCCGCCATCGAGGCACGCGGCCTCCGGTTTCGCTGGAGCGCCGAAGGACGGACGCTGCTCGACATTCCCGCGCTGGAGATCGCGCGGGGAGAACGGGTGTTCATCCACGGACCCAGCGGCAGCGGCAAGAGCACGCTGCTGAGCCTTTTCGGGGGTGTACTGCTGCCCGAACAGGGCGAGATCGCGGTCCTGGGCCGCTCCCTCGGTGGCTTGAGCGCCTCTCGCCGGGATGCGTTGCGCGCCGATCACCTCGGGTTCATCTTCCAGCAGTTCAACCTGATTCCGTATCTCGACGTGCAAGGTAACGTGACGCTGCCGTGCCGGTTTTCCCGCCTGCGCCAGGCTCGCGCGAGGGCGCGCGGCGGCATCGAAGCGGAGGCGCAGCGCCTGCTGCAGCAGCTGGGCCTTGGGGATGCCGCGCTGGCCCACCGCCGGCCCGACGAGCTCAGCGTGGGGCAGCAGCAGCGCGTGGCCGCCGCTCGCGCATTGATCGGGGCGCCGGAGATCCTGATTGCCGACGAGCCCACTTCGGCGCTGGATGCGGATCGCAAGGAGGCTTTTCTCGAACTGCTGCTGGCCGAGTGCACGGCGCTCGATACCACACTGGTGTTCGTGAGCCACGACACGGCGCTTGCCGGTGTTTTCGATCGCGCGATCGCGCTCGCCGAGATCAACCGGGCTCCCGCAGGCGACTCGACGGATCCGCTGGCGGAGGCCGTCTGA
- a CDS encoding DUF2796 domain-containing protein has product MNHLIIRTGAIAALCLFGFGVQAATPEHRHHGAHVHGVAELNVVLDGALLAIELHSPAYNLVGFEHPPRTEADRRALREARAILESPERLFPLAAAAGCKPGAVRVDSPLFAGIDPDEHEHPSGHEQGHGHGSDHGHDHQHGHEHGSRHHEGDEHGHRHGHSHVHDEGQGHDERHGDAHNGDHGHGHSHDHNHHGHHADIHAEYSFDCAQPDALQPIDVRVFEHFPRTERLQVQRIGRAGQDALTLTPDRTALAL; this is encoded by the coding sequence ATGAACCACCTGATTATCCGCACAGGGGCCATCGCCGCGCTGTGCCTTTTCGGTTTCGGTGTCCAGGCCGCCACCCCGGAACATCGGCATCACGGGGCCCATGTGCACGGCGTTGCTGAACTCAATGTCGTGCTGGACGGAGCGCTGCTCGCAATCGAGCTGCATTCGCCCGCGTACAATCTCGTGGGCTTCGAGCACCCGCCACGAACCGAGGCCGACCGCCGAGCATTGCGGGAGGCACGCGCAATCCTCGAGAGTCCCGAGCGTCTCTTCCCGCTGGCGGCGGCTGCAGGGTGCAAGCCCGGCGCGGTCCGCGTGGATAGCCCGCTGTTTGCGGGCATCGACCCGGATGAACATGAGCACCCCTCTGGTCACGAGCAGGGCCACGGCCATGGAAGCGACCATGGTCACGACCATCAGCACGGCCATGAACACGGCTCCAGGCACCATGAAGGTGATGAACACGGTCATCGGCACGGACACAGCCACGTCCACGACGAAGGGCAGGGCCACGACGAACGTCACGGTGATGCTCACAACGGTGACCACGGGCATGGGCACAGTCACGATCATAACCATCACGGACACCACGCGGACATCCATGCCGAGTACAGTTTCGACTGCGCGCAGCCGGACGCGCTGCAGCCGATCGACGTGCGCGTGTTCGAGCATTTTCCCCGGACCGAGCGGCTGCAGGTGCAGCGTATCGGGAGGGCCGGACAGGATGCGCTGACACTGACCCCGGACCGCACGGCGCTGGCGCTCTAG
- a CDS encoding DUF3299 domain-containing protein has product MIANGSWPAPGLSIAAVLVMAFLSVGCGNGAGDTTAEAGEPLSLTWDMLIPEDYEFDDPLEGIDVGGYADDDPRAIELLEKLRASWADTPVVDELDGERVRLGGFVVPLEGDGSRVTEFLLVPFYGACIHVPPPPPNQVVHVHVNGDGISARSFDAVWLTGTMRAQRSSSELADAGYSMRPDRVEPF; this is encoded by the coding sequence ATGATTGCCAACGGTTCCTGGCCGGCCCCTGGCCTGTCCATTGCCGCCGTGCTCGTGATGGCCTTCCTGTCAGTCGGGTGCGGGAACGGTGCTGGCGACACGACGGCAGAAGCCGGCGAGCCGCTGTCCCTGACCTGGGACATGCTGATTCCCGAGGACTACGAGTTCGACGATCCGCTCGAGGGCATTGATGTAGGCGGCTATGCCGACGACGATCCCCGGGCGATCGAGCTCCTGGAGAAACTCCGTGCGTCGTGGGCCGACACGCCTGTGGTCGATGAACTCGACGGAGAACGCGTGCGTCTCGGGGGCTTCGTGGTTCCGCTCGAAGGTGACGGCTCGCGGGTCACCGAATTCCTGCTGGTGCCGTTCTACGGTGCCTGCATCCACGTGCCGCCTCCGCCGCCCAACCAGGTCGTTCACGTGCACGTGAACGGTGACGGCATTTCGGCACGGTCGTTTGATGCGGTGTGGCTGACCGGGACGATGCGCGCCCAGCGCAGTTCGAGCGAGCTGGCCGATGCGGGCTATAGCATGCGGCCGGACCGCGTCGAACCCTTCTGA
- a CDS encoding beta-propeller fold lactonase family protein: MNQNAMKNLLLKPIAVAVAATVIPVAAMASQPTWPDVVVQLHGAGKAFIVDTNTDELVATLDTCRGGTLGSTTPDASKVYVSCAAPDETDVVVIDLNEREVINRIATGNRPKHGLVSPDGKLVGVDHWGLSDGKLRVTFLDASSDEIVRTLDIDVQGEPVGVTSMHNSWSADSRYFFTMDRVDNRVVVVDTSDWSMSTMASPSRPHYPAVSPDGSELWLVHEGSGDVKPGVVIFDLTKADRPVVTELSMPLTGEEVAEAHHGNFSQDGKLFMILNRGPGDNALGREVAFFDAETKEFLHRLSTASTGVGHTYNSPDGRHTVVTNYGNNVISVIDLEEMRTVADLSIGKGRMGHVAFTQDGSYGYVSNAGDGNLYKVDMASFEVVKEIVTGGGMPGGGQALNVWTNVFEELPR, encoded by the coding sequence ATGAACCAGAACGCCATGAAGAACCTCCTGTTGAAGCCGATCGCCGTGGCGGTCGCGGCGACGGTGATCCCGGTCGCGGCGATGGCCTCCCAGCCGACTTGGCCGGACGTCGTCGTCCAGCTCCACGGTGCCGGAAAAGCTTTCATCGTCGACACGAACACCGACGAACTGGTGGCGACCCTCGACACCTGCCGTGGCGGCACGCTGGGCAGCACCACGCCCGATGCCAGCAAGGTGTATGTGAGCTGCGCCGCACCGGACGAGACCGATGTCGTCGTGATCGACCTGAACGAGCGTGAGGTGATCAATCGCATCGCGACCGGAAACCGTCCGAAGCATGGCCTGGTGAGCCCGGACGGCAAGCTGGTGGGAGTCGATCACTGGGGCCTGAGCGACGGCAAGCTGCGCGTGACCTTCCTCGACGCCTCCAGCGACGAGATCGTCCGGACTCTGGATATCGACGTGCAGGGTGAACCGGTGGGCGTGACCTCGATGCACAACTCCTGGAGCGCCGATTCGCGCTACTTCTTCACGATGGACCGCGTCGACAACCGCGTCGTGGTGGTGGATACCAGCGACTGGAGCATGTCGACGATGGCCTCCCCGAGCCGGCCGCACTACCCGGCCGTCAGCCCGGACGGCAGCGAGCTGTGGCTCGTGCACGAAGGCAGCGGCGACGTGAAGCCCGGCGTCGTGATCTTTGATCTCACCAAGGCCGACCGCCCGGTGGTGACGGAACTGTCGATGCCGCTGACCGGCGAGGAGGTCGCCGAGGCGCATCACGGCAACTTTTCGCAGGACGGCAAGCTGTTCATGATCCTGAACCGGGGACCCGGTGACAACGCGCTCGGCCGCGAGGTTGCGTTCTTCGATGCCGAGACCAAGGAGTTTCTGCACCGGCTCTCCACTGCGAGCACCGGGGTTGGCCATACCTACAACAGCCCCGACGGCCGCCACACCGTGGTCACCAACTACGGCAATAACGTGATCAGCGTGATCGATCTCGAGGAAATGCGCACCGTCGCCGATCTGTCCATCGGCAAGGGGCGCATGGGCCACGTGGCGTTCACGCAGGACGGAAGCTACGGTTACGTTTCGAACGCCGGCGACGGCAACCTGTACAAGGTGGACATGGCCAGCTTCGAGGTCGTGAAGGAAATCGTCACCGGCGGTGGCATGCCCGGAGGCGGTCAGGCACTCAACGTCTGGACCAATGTCTTCGAGGAACTGCCCCGCTGA
- a CDS encoding sigma-54-dependent transcriptional regulator, producing the protein MPDPAAGITPEAVPRILIVEDEPDVARMLARMIDDLGDYRIETCLDAAAFPGFLSDPPDLVLTDLMMPGLDGFEVIERVKRVDPDLPVVVISAYATLENAVLAMRAGAFDFLAKPFRPESLELMLTKVQRDHGLRARAAAAASRAAVLDPHLNALRGTSPAMRSLREWILKVRDTRASVLIEGESGTGKELVASALHAGRGPFVAINLAAMPPDLAEAELFGYRKGAFTGATRDYPGLVMEATGGVLFLDEVNATPPHLQAKLLRCLQNRTVRALGDSREQTVDFRLLCASNQPLEQAVREHGFRQDLYYRLNVLHVTLPPLRDRVEDIPELAESFVRHYARLHGCPARRLAPDVLVALMGYSWPGNVRELENSIEQAVILCPRDAVALPLEVFPALLGGRGATGTGHDPGGGTTLAEVERRYIETVLADCGNNKAQAARTLGIDYKTLLRKLRAWEESP; encoded by the coding sequence ATGCCCGATCCCGCCGCCGGCATCACGCCGGAAGCCGTCCCGCGCATCCTGATCGTCGAGGACGAGCCCGACGTCGCGCGGATGCTGGCCAGGATGATCGACGATCTCGGCGACTACCGGATCGAAACCTGCCTCGACGCCGCCGCGTTCCCCGGTTTCCTGAGCGACCCTCCGGACCTGGTCCTGACCGACCTGATGATGCCGGGTCTGGACGGCTTCGAAGTGATCGAACGGGTGAAGAGGGTCGATCCGGACCTGCCGGTCGTGGTGATCAGCGCGTATGCAACGCTGGAAAACGCGGTGCTCGCGATGCGCGCGGGCGCGTTCGACTTCCTCGCCAAGCCGTTCCGCCCGGAAAGCCTCGAACTGATGCTGACCAAGGTCCAGCGCGACCACGGCCTCCGTGCGCGAGCCGCCGCTGCGGCCAGCCGCGCCGCCGTGCTCGATCCGCATCTCAATGCGCTGCGCGGCACGAGCCCCGCGATGCGCAGCCTGCGCGAGTGGATTCTGAAGGTACGCGACACCAGGGCCAGCGTACTGATCGAGGGCGAGAGTGGCACCGGCAAGGAGCTGGTTGCCAGCGCGCTGCATGCGGGCCGCGGCCCCTTCGTCGCGATCAACCTGGCGGCGATGCCGCCCGACCTGGCCGAGGCCGAGCTGTTCGGGTACCGGAAAGGCGCGTTCACCGGAGCGACCCGGGATTATCCGGGGCTGGTCATGGAGGCCACCGGCGGCGTGCTGTTCCTCGACGAGGTCAATGCGACACCGCCCCACCTGCAGGCCAAGCTGCTCCGCTGCCTGCAGAACCGCACGGTGCGCGCCCTTGGCGACTCCCGCGAACAGACGGTCGATTTCCGCCTGCTCTGTGCCAGCAACCAGCCGCTCGAACAGGCCGTGCGCGAACACGGATTCCGCCAGGACCTGTACTACCGGCTGAACGTGCTGCATGTGACGCTGCCGCCGCTGCGCGACCGGGTCGAGGACATCCCCGAACTGGCGGAAAGCTTCGTGCGGCATTACGCGCGGCTCCACGGCTGCCCCGCGCGGCGGCTCGCGCCGGATGTGCTCGTTGCGCTGATGGGGTACAGCTGGCCCGGCAACGTCCGGGAACTGGAGAACTCGATCGAGCAGGCCGTGATCCTGTGTCCTCGCGACGCGGTGGCGTTGCCGCTGGAGGTGTTTCCGGCTTTGCTGGGCGGCAGGGGTGCCACCGGCACGGGCCATGATCCGGGTGGGGGAACGACGCTGGCCGAAGTCGAACGGCGCTATATCGAGACCGTGCTCGCCGATTGCGGCAACAACAAGGCGCAGGCGGCTCGAACCCTTGGCATCGATTACAAGACGTTACTGCGCAAGCTCCGGGCCTGGGAGGAATCGCCCTGA